One Tumebacillus amylolyticus DNA segment encodes these proteins:
- a CDS encoding redox-sensing transcriptional repressor Rex has translation MKTPKISEAVVRRLPVYLRYLQELQELHIRTVSSYELGQKLDMNPAQIRKDLAYFGEFGRKGIGYEVNYLVEKIKQILKIDRHLNCALIGAGHLGIALSNYNRFTQEKLSIAAIFDNAPDKVGTSVGTLTIQPLDELEQMVRERDILIGIITVPATEAQKVADRLVEAGVKGILNFAPVSLRVPTHVSVRNADLTTELQTLAYYID, from the coding sequence TTGAAAACGCCGAAAATATCCGAAGCGGTCGTACGCCGTCTGCCGGTGTACCTCCGTTATTTGCAGGAACTGCAAGAGTTGCACATCCGCACGGTCTCCTCCTACGAACTGGGTCAGAAACTCGACATGAACCCGGCGCAGATCCGCAAGGACCTCGCGTACTTCGGTGAGTTTGGACGCAAGGGGATCGGCTACGAAGTCAACTACCTCGTGGAGAAGATCAAGCAGATCCTCAAGATCGACCGCCATCTGAACTGTGCGTTGATCGGAGCGGGTCACTTGGGGATTGCGCTGTCCAACTACAACCGTTTCACGCAGGAGAAGCTCTCGATTGCCGCCATTTTTGACAACGCTCCGGACAAAGTCGGCACGTCGGTGGGGACCCTCACCATCCAGCCGTTGGACGAGTTGGAGCAGATGGTGCGGGAGCGCGACATTTTGATCGGAATCATCACGGTCCCGGCCACCGAAGCGCAAAAAGTCGCCGACCGACTGGTGGAGGCCGGGGTGAAGGGCATTCTCAACTTCGCGCCGGTGTCGTTGCGCGTGCCGACGCACGTCTCGGTGCGCAACGCCGACTTGACGACCGAATTGCAGACGCTTGCGTATTATATTGACTAG
- the sigH gene encoding RNA polymerase sporulation sigma factor SigH, with protein MSEVIAVLTAIEKNQKMMSVPKVSDEDTVEHTVLRAQTGDSDAVEEILQKFYPMVRMKARSYFMAGADNEDLIQEGMIGLYKAIRDFQLERQIPFRAFAEICITRQLITAIKTAMRLKHQPLNYYLSLNRPMYEEDADRTLMDTLPGPLASDPEYVFLVREQVKELRKELSDSLSEFEFHVLTLYVNQNTYKEIADEMGTTTKAVDNALCRVKRKLMAFYSTKNLNKLSS; from the coding sequence GTGTCCGAGGTGATCGCAGTGTTAACGGCAATCGAAAAAAACCAGAAGATGATGTCCGTCCCCAAAGTGAGCGATGAGGATACTGTGGAACATACCGTACTGCGTGCCCAGACAGGCGACTCGGACGCGGTGGAGGAAATCCTGCAGAAGTTTTACCCGATGGTACGAATGAAAGCACGCTCGTATTTTATGGCGGGCGCTGACAACGAAGATTTGATTCAAGAAGGCATGATCGGCCTCTACAAAGCGATCCGCGACTTCCAATTGGAACGGCAAATTCCGTTCCGTGCCTTTGCGGAGATCTGCATCACCCGTCAGTTGATCACCGCGATCAAGACGGCGATGCGTTTGAAGCACCAACCTTTGAACTATTACCTCTCCCTCAACCGACCGATGTATGAGGAAGATGCAGACCGTACGCTCATGGACACCTTGCCGGGTCCGCTGGCGAGCGATCCTGAATATGTATTTCTCGTGCGCGAACAAGTGAAAGAGTTGCGCAAGGAACTGTCCGACTCGCTGTCGGAATTTGAGTTCCACGTGCTGACCCTCTACGTCAACCAGAACACCTACAAGGAAATCGCCGACGAGATGGGCACGACGACCAAAGCGGTCGATAACGCGCTGTGCCGCGTCAAGCGAAAATTGATGGCGTTTTATTCGACCAAGAATCTGAACAAACTCTCCTCGTAA